In Acanthochromis polyacanthus isolate Apoly-LR-REF ecotype Palm Island chromosome 15, KAUST_Apoly_ChrSc, whole genome shotgun sequence, a single genomic region encodes these proteins:
- the LOC110967455 gene encoding 2-aminoethanethiol dioxygenase-like yields the protein MLPADATMTSIVQRIARQALITFRSPPRVGEEPGKSFLENHSKLKSLMTEVQAADLKLVPRRADDSPPGVPPPHPYHHGAPPVTYMHICETDHFSMGVFLLKSGASIPLHDHPGMHGMLKVMYGKVRISCFDRLERPTGGTQPAPAAAQMGALRRSVLRSTGEYTEESGPCVLSPDRDNLHQIDAVDGPTAFMDILAPPYDPDDGRDCHYYRVLPGAEVTDTEQTGKELWLMKISQPPDFWCGGEPYPGPEVCL from the coding sequence ATGCTGCCCGCGGACGCTACCATGACCTCCATCGTTCAGAGAATAGCCCGGCAGGCTCTCATCACCTTCAGGAGTCCGCCCCGGGTCGGCGAAGAGCCCGGCAAGTCTTTCCTGGAGAACCACAGCAAGTTGAAGAGCCTGATGACGGAAGTGCAAGCGGCGGACCTGAAGCTGGTGCCGCGAAGAGCCGACGATAGCCCGCCCGGCGTGCCGCCTCCTCACCCGTACCACCACGGTGCCCCGCCGGTCACCTACATGCACATCTGTGAGACGGACCACTTCAGCATGGGGGTGTTCCTGCTGAAAAGCGGCGCTTCCATCCCACTACACGACCACCCGGGGATGCACGGCATGCTCAAAGTCATGTACGGCAAGGTCAGGATCAGCTGCTTTGACCGGCTGGAGCGGCCGACCGGCGGCACGCAGCCGGCGCCCGCGGCGGCCCAGATGGGCGCTCTGCGGCGCTCCGTGCTCCGCTCCACCGGGGAGTACACGGAGGAGAGCGGCCCGTGCGTCCTCTCCCCCGACCGGGACAACCTGCACCAGATCGACGCCGTGGACGGGCCGACAGCGTTCATGGATATCCTGGCCCCGCCGTACGACCCGGACGACGGCAGAGACTGTCACTACTACAGGGTGCTGCCCGGAGCCGAGGTTACAGACACGGAGCAGACGGGGAAGGAGCTCTGGCTTATGAAGATCTCCCAGCCTCCGGACTTCTGGTGTGGAGGGGAGCCGTACCCGGGCCCGGAGGTCTGCCTCTGA